A portion of the Rhinopithecus roxellana isolate Shanxi Qingling chromosome 19, ASM756505v1, whole genome shotgun sequence genome contains these proteins:
- the TMEM101 gene encoding transmembrane protein 101, translated as MASKIGSRRWMLQLIMQLGSVLLTRCPFWGCFSQLMLYAERAEARRKPDIPVPYLYFDMGAAVLCASFMSFGVKRRWFALGAALQLAISTYAAYIGGYVHYGEWLKVRMYSRTVAIIGGFLVLASGAGELYRRKPRSRSLQSTGQVFLGIYLICVAYSLQHSKEDRLAYLNHLPGGELMIQLFFVLYGVLALAFLSGYYVTLAAQILAVLLPPVMLLIDGNVAYWHNTRRVEFWNQMKLLGESVGIFGTAVILATDG; from the exons ATGGCGTCGAAGATAGGTTCGAGACGGTGGATGTTGCAGCTGATCATGCAGTTGGGTTCGGTGCTGCTCACACGCTGCCCCTTTTGGGGCTGCTTCAGCCAGCTCATGCTCTACGCTGAGAGGGCTGAGGCACGCCG GAAGCCCGACATCCCAGTGCCTTACCTGTATTTCGACATGGGGGCGGCCGTGCTGTGCGCTAGTTTCATGTCTTTTGGCGTGAAGCGGCGCTGGTTCGCGCTGGGGGCCGCACTCCAATTGGCCATTAGCACCTACGCCGCCTACATCGGGGGCTACGTCCACTACGGGGAATGGCTGAAG GTCCGTATGTACTCGCGCACAGTTGCCATCATCGGCGGCTTTCTTGTGTTGGCCAGCGGTGCTGGGGAGCTGTACCGTCGGAAACCTCGCAGCCGCTCCCTGCAGTCCACCGGCCAGGTGTTCCTGGGTATCTACCTCATCTGTGTG GCCTACTCACTGCAGCACAGCAAGGAGGACCGGCTGGCGTATCTGAACCATCTCCCAGGAGGGGAGCTGATGATCCAGCTGTTCTTCGTGCTGTATGGCGTCCTGGCCCTGGCCTTTCTGTCAGGCTACTACGTGACCCTCGCTGCCCAGATCCTGGCTGTACTGCTGCCCCCGGTCATGCTGCTCATTGATGGCAATGTTGCTTACTGGCACAACACACGGCGTGTTGAGTTCTGGAACCAGATGAAGCTCCTTGGAGAGAGTGTGGGCATCTTCGGAACTGCTGTCATCCTGGCCACTGATGGCTGA
- the LOC115894848 gene encoding insulin-like growth factor-binding protein complex acid labile subunit, which produces MPSSSQPFMEQGRGGCGHTSLTMAIVIVVASVFLTSLAAACPIPCTCPISGSVVDCGGLHLLRLPSRLPDGVWLLELSHNNLSHLPVGTFQGLWGLRVLLLSHNILRDLSGGALGGLSFLEQLDLSHNQLAHLSPDFSATLGSLLRLDLSHNLLTFLDPSSLWLLGSLEQLDLSHNQPAELTAGVFGGLFRLHWLSLAGNQLQRVEGAALAVMPGLEVLSSWE; this is translated from the coding sequence ATGCCATCCTCATCCCAGCCCTTCATGGAGCAAGGACGGGGTGGGTGTGGCCACACCTCCCTCACAATGGCTATTGTCATAGTGGTGGCATCAGTGTTTCTCACAAGTCTGGCGGCAGCATGCCCAATACCATGCACCTGCCCTATCTCAGGCAGCGTGGTGGACTGTGGGGGCCTCCACCTGCTCCGTCTCCCTTCCAGGCTGCCTGATGGAGTCTGGCTCCTGGAGCTGAGCCACAATAATCTCAGCCATCTGCCGGTTGGCACCTTTCAGGGCCTTTGGGGACTGCGGGTGTTGCTGCTTTCTCACAATATCCTGCGGGATCTGTCTGGTGGGGCCCTAGGGGGCCTGAGTTTCCTGGAGCAGCTGGACCTCAGCCACAACCAGCTGGCCCATCTGTCCCCAGACTTCTCGGCTACCCTGGGCTCTCTGCTCCGCCTGGACCTCTCTCACAACCTACTCACTTTCCTGGACCCCAGCAGCCTGTGGCTCCTGGGGAGCCTGGAGCAGCTCGACCTGAGCCACAACCAGCCGGCTGAACTGACCGCAGGGGTCTTTGGGGGCCTCTTCCGCCTACACTGGCTCTCGCTGGCTGGGAACCAGTTGCAGCGGGTGGAGGGTGCTGCCCTGGCCGTTATGCCAGGCTTGGAAGTCCTCTCGAGCTGGGAATGA
- the NAGS gene encoding N-acetylglutamate synthase, mitochondrial, with product MATALMAAVLRAAAVAPRLSGRGGTGGSRRLSCGARRRAARGTSPGRRLSTAWSQPQPPPEEYAGAEDVSQSPVAEEPSWVPSPTPLVPHEPPEPPSGRSLVQRDIQAFLNQCGASPGEARHWLTQFQTCHHSADKPFAVIEVDEEVLKYQQSVSSLAFALAFLQRMDMKPLVVLGLPAPTAPSGCLSFWEAKAQLAESCKVLVDALRHNAATAVPFFGGGSVLGAAEPAPHASYGGIVSVETDLLQWCLESGSIPILCPIGETAARRSVLLDSLEVTASLAKALRPTKIIFLNNTGGLRDSSQKVLSNVNLPADLDLVSNAEWVSTKERQQMRLIVDVLSRLPHHSSAVITAASTLLTELFSNKGSGTLFKNAERMLRVRRLDKLDQDRLVDLVNASFGKKLRDDYLASLRPRLHSIYVSEGYNAAAILTMEPVLGGTPYLDKFVVSSSRQGQGSGQMLWECLRRDLQTLFWRSRVTNPINPWYFKHSDGSFSNKQWIFFWFGLADIRDSYELVNHAKGLPDSFRKPASDPGS from the exons ATGGCGACGGCGCTGATGGCCGCGGTTCTGCGGGCAGCTGCTGTGGCCCCGAGGTTGAGCGGCCGGGGAGGCACTGGGGGATCCCGGAGGCTGAGCTGTGGCGCGCGGCGGCGGGCGGCGAGGGGCACCAGCCCGGGGCGCCGGCTCAGCACCGCCTGGTCGCAGCCCCAGCCCCCGCCGGAGGAGTACGCGGGCGCGGAAGACGTCTCCCAGTCGCCTGTCGCCGAGGAGCCGTCGTGGGTGCCAAGTCCCACGCCCCTGGTGCCCCACGAGCCCCCTGAGCCTCCCTCGGGCCGCTCGCTGGTGCAGAGGGACATCCAGGCCTTCCTGAACCAGTGCGGAGCCAGCCCCGGGGAGGCGCGCCACTGGCTCACGCAGTTCCAAACCTGCCACCACTCCGCGGACAAGCCCTTCGCCGTCATCGAG GTGGACGAGGAGGTACTCAAGTACCAGCAGAGCGTATCCAGTCTGGCCTTCGCCCTGGCCTTCTTGCAGCGCATGGACATGAAGCCGCTGGTGGTCCTGGGGCTGCCCGCCCCCACGGCGCCCTCAGGCTGTCTTTccttctgggaggccaaggcgcagCTGGCTGAGAGCTGCAAGGTGCTGGTGGACGCGCTTCGACACAACGCCGCCACTGCTGTGCCTTTTTTTGGCGGCGGGTCGGTGCTAGGCGCTGCCGAGCCGGCTCCCCATGCCAG CTACGGCGGCATCGTCTCGGTGGAGACAGACCTGCTGCAGTGGTGCCTGGAGTCGGGCAGTATCCCCATCCTGTGCCCCATCGGGGAGACGGCCGCGCGCCGCTCCGTGCTTCTCGACTCCCTGGAGGTGACCGCGTCGCTGGCCAAGGCCCTGCGGCCCACCAAAATCATTTTCCTCAATAACACAGGCGGCCTGCGCGACAGCAGCCAGAAG GTCCTGAGTAACGTGAACCTGCCCGCCGACCTGGACCTGGTGAGTAACGCCGAGTGGGTGAGCACAAAAGAACGGCAGCAGATGCGGCTCATCGTGGACGTGCTCAGCCGCCTGCCCCACCACTCCTCAGCCGTCATCACCGCCGCTAGCACTCTGCTCACTGAGCTCTTCAGCAACAAGG GGTCCGGGACCCTGTTCAAGAACGCCGAGCGAATGCTACGGGTGCGCAGGCTGGACAAGCTGGACCAGGACCGTCTAGTGGACCTGGTCAACGCCAGCTTCGGCAAGAAGCTCAGGGACGACTACCTGGCCTCGCTGCGCCCGCGGCTGCACTCCATCTACGTCTCCGAGGG ATACAACGCTGCCGCCATTCTGACCATGGAGCCCGTCCTGGGGGGCACCCCGTACCTGGACAAATTTGTGGTGAGCTCCAGCCGCCAGGGCCAAGGCTCCGGCCAGATGCTGTGGGAGTGCCTGCGGCGGGACCTGCAGACGCTTTTCTGGCGCTCCCGGGTCACCAACCCCATCAATCCCTG GTACTTCAAACACAGTGATGGCAGCTTCTCCAACAAGCAGTGGATCTTCTTCTGGTTCGGCCTGGCTGATATCCGGGACTCCTATGAGTTGGTCAACCATGCCAAGGGACTGCCAGACTCCTTTCGCAAGCCAGCTTCTGACCCAGGCAGCTGA